The following DNA comes from Vigna radiata var. radiata cultivar VC1973A chromosome 4, Vradiata_ver6, whole genome shotgun sequence.
CAAAACTCAACTACGCAAAAACACATAATTATTCATACCATACGGCAGGCCAACATAGAAGTCCCTCAGTCCAGACAACTTATGGATATCATCTGATGGCGTGGTGAACGTGTCCACAATGTCCTTCACCTCCGGCGAACTCTCTGCCGCCGCGGACAAATATTCCTTCCCTTCATCGGTGATCTCCTTCGCGGCGGTGCTCAACTCGTGCTTGGTCTTATCCGCCAGCACCTTCAGCTGCACCGTGGTGTCCTTCAGAATGACACCGGCCTTCTTCGAGTACAACTCGTAAGCGTCCTGAGATACGCCCCGAAACTTCTCCGCCTGTTCCCTGAACGTGTCCAGCGTCTGTTTCCACGCCTCCTGCGACTCCTCAGACCCCGCATGGGCATCACGCTCCTTCTCCACTTCGATCTCCCCGTGTTCCTACACAGTTCCCCAATCAAAATCACAAATTCATATACACTTCCGCGGTAACTAACTAACGAAGTAATCGACAAACTAATTCGCTTCTGAGTCTTACGGAATCTTGTTGAGAAGCGGTGAAAGCGACGGTTAACGGTTTCCGGCGGTAGAGGGTGAGGAAAGAGGCGGCGAGGGCGTTAGGTGGAGCGGCGTTAAGAGCGCGGGG
Coding sequences within:
- the LOC106759183 gene encoding protein FATTY ACID EXPORT 3, chloroplastic, producing MTFTMDSVSVLNPKLAHSNFSIPFNKFPRTSNFNPLLKPRALNAAPPNALAASFLTLYRRKPLTVAFTASQQDSEHGEIEVEKERDAHAGSEESQEAWKQTLDTFREQAEKFRGVSQDAYELYSKKAGVILKDTTVQLKVLADKTKHELSTAAKEITDEGKEYLSAAAESSPEVKDIVDTFTTPSDDIHKLSGLRDFYVGLPYGLLLSLGGFLSFMITGNLAAIRFGVILGGALLALSILSLRSYKRGRSSALALKGQAAIASILFLREIKSIGKGSSYFTALISGAVVAFFIYRIVLERSQQNGTNLETEPGN